One segment of Erigeron canadensis isolate Cc75 chromosome 2, C_canadensis_v1, whole genome shotgun sequence DNA contains the following:
- the LOC122590321 gene encoding protein SLOW GREEN 1, chloroplastic, with protein sequence MAACSINTLSLHYPTKIHQFPNSHKHSLLHFNPILNLSSKPTSIITFYNKPISKYPLIISTHPPHKGITKILSEKIVFLLVGSFIFMGFFNKKPVLAQTTQTQSQTQSQSQSQEVDEEEMMYMKLVEDNPKDVEILKSVFHWKMKRGKTKEAVEYVERLIVIEPKEVEWRLLQALCYEMIGDYGKAKNLFRNILKERPLLLRALHGLAMVMHKNLEGPAVFEMLNKALEIARQRKKVSDERNIRILIAQMHVVKGELDDALKLFKDLINENPRDFRPYLCQGIIYSLLDKKEEAEEQFLTYQSLLPDEFPQRGFLDDVVLAAKREIRQRHKKGVKPEFLYKK encoded by the exons ATGGCAGCTTGTTCTATCAACACTTTATCACTCCATTATCCCACAAAAATTCACCAATTTCCCAATTCTCATAAACATTCTCTTCTTCATTTCAATCCAATTCTCAACCTTTCTTCAAAACCCACTTCAATTATCACATTTTACAACAAACCCATCTCAAAGTACCCCTTAATCATCTCTACACATCCACCCCACAAAGGAATCACCAAGATTTTGTCAGAAAAGATTGTTTTTTTACTTGTTGGGTCATTCATTTTCATGGGGTTTTTCAACAAGAAACCTGTATTAGCACAAACTACTCAAACTCAAAGTCAAACCCAAAGccaaagtcaaagtcaagagGTTGATGAGGAAGAGATGATGTATATGAAGTTAGTGGAAGATAATCCAAAAGATGTTGAGATTTTGAAATCTGTGTTTCattggaaaatgaaaagagGGAAAACTAAAGAGGCTGTTGAGTATGTTGAGAGATTAATTGTTATTGAGCCTAAAGAAGTTGAGTGGAGGCTTTTGCAAGCTTTGTGTTATGAGATGATTGGTGATTATGGTAAAGCTAagaatttgttcagaaatattttgaaagaaagaCCCCTTTTGCTTAGAGCTTTGCAT ggcCTTGCTATGGTAATGCATAAGAATCTAGAGGGACCAGCTGTGTTTGAGATGCTGAATAAGGCTTTGGAAATTGCTCGTCAAAGGAAAAAAGTCTCAGATGAAAGGAATATTAGAATACTAATTGCACAAATGCATGTTGTGAAG GGGGAGTTGGATGATGCGTTGAAACTATTCAAAGATCTTATAAATGAGAATCCCAGGGACTTTCGTCCCTATCTTTGTCAG GGAATCATCTATAGCCTTCTTGATAAAAAGGAAGAAGCCGAAGAACAGTTTTTGACATACCAAAGTCTCCTGCCAGATGAATTTCCTCAAAGAGGATTCCtagatgatgttgttttggcaGCAAAAAGAGAAATACGACAAAGGCACAAGAAAGGTGTGAAACCCGAGTTTTTATACAAGAAATAA
- the LOC122590105 gene encoding glucan endo-1,3-beta-glucosidase 8-like, whose amino-acid sequence MARAMVLIIWAYHWFLLATITCVNGLGVNWGTQASTPLDPKYIVQMLKDNKIKKVKLFDSDHWTVSHFAGTGIEVMLGIPNLHLKKFSKDYDAVQDYVRENVTDHLRDHGGVNIKYIAVGNEPFLKAYKGAFEKTIFPALKNVQKALNEAGLGKKIKSTIPQNADVYDSGSQGPSAGNFRQDIRDVMVQISRFLDQNNCPFMVNIYPFLSLYENDDFPMEFAFFDGGGQGVQDGNIRYTNMLDANLDTLTYSLKKAGVRKLKIVVGEIGWPTDGHKQANVKIAQKFYDGLLKKLATNKGTPLHPGYIEVYLFSLTDENQKSVAPGYFERHWGIFRYDGQPKFAIDFSGQGNEKMPVGAKNVKYLDHQWCVLNEDMRDMGRLKAAMDYACSRGDCTSLSYGSTCNKLSANKNVSYAFNMYFQMNEQSVEACDFNGAAKLTKKNYSTQECLFPLELMSGATNKHQGITFLLVLVSLMVLF is encoded by the exons ATGGCTCGAGCCATGGTCTTGATCATATGGGCGTACCATTGGTTTCTTTTAGCCACCATTACGTGCGTAAATGGTCTAGGCGTGAATTGGGGTACTCAAGCATCAACACCCTTGGATCCTAAGTATATCGTCCAAATGCTTAAAGACAATAAGATCAAGAAGGTGAAGCTTTTTGATTCAGACCATTGGACCGTTAGCCACTTTGCTGGGACAGGAATAGAAGTCATGCTCGGTATCCCTAACCTTCATCTCAAAAAGTTTAGCAAGGATTATGATGCTGTCCAAGATTATGTTAGGGAAAATGTTACCGATCATTTGCGTGATCATGGAGGTGTTAATATCAA GTATATAGCAGTTGGAAATGAACCATTTTTGAAAGCATACAAAGGAGCCTTTGAGAAAACTATTTTTCCAGCCCTAAAAAACGTACAAAAGGCACTAAATGAAGCTGGGctaggaaaaaaaatcaaatccaCAATTCCTCAAAATGCAGATGTTTATGATTCTGGTTCACAAGGGCCATCAGCAGGAAATTTCAGGCAAGATATCAGAGATGTAATGGTTCAAATATCGAGATTTCTCGACCAAAACAACTGCCCTTTTATGGTAAACATATACCCTTTCCTTAGCCTCTACGAAAACGATGATTTTCCAATGGAGTTTGCTTTCTTTGATGGCGGGGGACAAGGTGTTCAAGACGGAAACATTAGATACACGAATATGTTAGACGCTAACCTTGACACATTAACGTATTCTCTAAAGAAAGCCGGCGTACGCAAGCTTAAAATCGTTGTAGGAGAAATAGGATGGCCAACAGATGGCCATAAACAAGCCAATGTAAAAATTGCACAAAAGTTCTATGATGGATTGTTAAAGAAACTAGCAACAAACAAAGGAACCCCATTACATCCTGGTTACATTGAAGTTTATCTTTTTAGTTTAACAGACGAAAACCAAAAAAGTGTCGCACCAGGTTACTTTGAGCGTCACTGGGGGATTTTTCGGTATGATGGACAACCAAAGTTTGCTATAGATTTTTCGGGACAAGGTAATGAAAAGATGCCGGTGGGTGCGAAAAATGTGAAGTATTTAGATCATCAATGGTGTGTTTTGAATGAAGATATGAGGGATATGGGTAGATTGAAGGCTGCAATGGATTATGCATGTAGTAGGGGTGATTGCACTAGTCTTTCGTATGGATCAACATGCAATAAACTTAGTGCAAATAAGAATGTATCATATGCATTCAATATGTATTTTCAAATGAATGAACAAAGTGTGGAGGCTTGTGATTTCAATGGGGCTGCAAAGCttaccaaaaaaaattattctacCCAAGAGTGTCTTTTCCCTCTTGAGTTAATGAGTGGTGCAACCAATAAGCATCAAGGGATAacttttttacttgttttaGTTAGCTTAATGGTGTTATTCTAA